In one Diabrotica virgifera virgifera chromosome 7, PGI_DIABVI_V3a genomic region, the following are encoded:
- the LOC114334476 gene encoding uncharacterized protein LOC114334476, which produces MYSVIEFKQEEDGGGLSIVNSTWLTPRKTEVRWPPIKDNLQFKKVLRKLEPEIDETWKIYGVQKIFYSTDDFEKATNKLKRAEITSDLQTDLEDDNTRPRRKILKRKFSSDEDSNDQVSLFKPGKKLKQILPQPPPVGINKLYTNPRGSSQELESGTDESDPGIPSGSQFMKSISTPRDKLSFQISTPKSSSSFSRQEATEIQTPTLNESLNFDNSLQDTNGLKVLLKHILTIKEQNRKILNILEKSKPFENSDLPDDFKIKLPIESLQDLEELEIYLTEEENFNTFKSYCASISNLKDVTQKNNRILRSLLTDNIAKHFNYFGNNRRQDRVSNKRPFNQLRLNKVVLDAVKQGTDFTTHEVENAIKRWLKHAPNRNKKNY; this is translated from the exons ATGTATTCTGTAATAGAATTTAAACAAGAAGAAGATGGTGGTGGACTATCTATAGTAAATTCAACTTGGTTGACACCTAGAAAAACTGAAGTACGTTGGCCCCCTATAAAAGATAACCTTCAATTTAAAAAAGTGCTACGCAAACTAGAACCTGAAATTGATGAAACTTGGAAGATATATGGTGTCcagaaaattttttattcaaCAG atgattttgaaaaggccacaaataaattaaaaagagCAGAAATAACATCTGATCTACAAACTGATCTTGAGGATGATAATACCAGACCCAGAAGAAAGATCCTGAAACGAAAATTTAGTTCGGATGAGGACAGCAACGACCAGGTTTCGCTATTTAAGCCTGGCAAAAAGTTGAAGCAAATTTTACCACAGCCTCCACCTGTGGGAATTAATAAACTCTATACAAATCCAAGAG GATCGTCTCAAGAATTGGAATCTGGGACAGATGAGTCTGACCCTGGCATACCTTCTGGCTCTCAATTTATGAAAAGCATATCCACACCAAGGGATAAGTTATCATTTCAGATATCTACACCAAAATCTTCATCGTCTTTTAGTAGGCAAGAAGCAACTGAAATACAAACACCGACTCTGAACGAGTCTCTAAATTTTGATAATAGTCTTCAGGATACAAATG GATTGAAGGTTCTACTTAAACATATATTAACAATTAAGGAACAGAACAGAAAAATTCTAAATATTTTGGAGAAATCAAAACCATTTGAAAATTCAGATTTACCTGATGACTTCAAAATAAAATTGCCAATAGAATCCTTACAAGACCTGGAAGAACTAGAGATATATTTGACAGAAGAAGAGAACTTCAACACTTTT aaatcATACTGTGCCTCAATTTCAAACCTGAAAGATGTTACCCAGAAGAATAATAGGATATTAAGATCTCTTTTGACAGATAATATTGCGAAGCATTTTAATTACTTCGGTAACAACCGGCGGCAAGACAGAGTATCAAATAAGCGACCATTTAATCAACTGCGCTTAAACAAAGTGGTTCTAG atGCGGTAAAACAAGGAACTGACTTTACAACTCATGAAGTTGAGAACGCTATTAAGCGCTGGTTAAAACATGCTCCTAACCGTAACAAGAAAAATTACTAA